In Sebastes fasciatus isolate fSebFas1 unplaced genomic scaffold, fSebFas1.pri Scaffold_56, whole genome shotgun sequence, the following proteins share a genomic window:
- the mmp23bb gene encoding matrix metallopeptidase 23bb gives TSVSSRLTETFRGTRNRRYAINPLGHKWTHHNLTYRILAFPNTLNVEDTRKAISIAFTKWSDVSPLTFTEVTDGNATADITAADITIGFYTFNHTDCWWSPLHPCFDGLNGELAHAFLPPRGEIHFDNHEFWILGKSRFSWKQGVWLNDLVQVAAHEIGHALGLWHSRDPQALMHPNATYTGQRNIAQDDVWGIQRLYGCVDKKRVCGPWARLGFCERRKTFMRKNCPHRCDVCYEPLEAVATPTPPSANVKIKMVPRGKVVGFRCGTKNLRSPPKVSWYKDGEQLLASIPGYIVMKDRDLRIVANEFNEGVYTCRVHRRGDVVSANSWAIRLKPEQPSNS, from the exons ACGTCTGTCAGCAGCAGATTGACGGAGACGTTCAGAGGAACCAGGAACAGACGTTACGCCATCAACCCTCTGGGACACAAGTGGACTCACCACAACCTCACCTACAG gatCCTAGCGTTTCCTAACACTCTGAACGTGGAGGACACCAGGAAGGCCATCAGCATCGCTTTCACCAAGTGGAGCGACGTGTCTCCGCTCACCTTCACCGAGGTTACCGACGGCAACGCCACCGCTGACATCACCGCCGCTGACATCACCATCG GTTTCTACACCTTCAACCACACCGACTGCTGGTGGTCTCCTCTCCACCCGTGTTTCGACGGTCTGAACGGCGAGCTGGCTCACGCCTTCCTGCCGCCGCGAGGAGAAATCCACTTTGACAACCACGAGTTCTGGATCCTCGGCAAGTCCAGGTTCAGCTGGAAACAAG GTGTGTGGCTGAACGACCTGGTCCAGGTGGCTGCTCATGAGATCGGTCACGCTCTCGGTCTGTGGCACTCCAGAGATCCTCAGGCTCTGATGCATCCCAACGCCACGTACACGGGCCAGAGGAACATCGCCCAGGACGACGTGTGGGGCATCCAGAGACTCTACG GATGTGTGGATAAGAAGCGGGTCTGCGGTCCGTGGGCTCGTCTGGGGTTCTGCGAGCGGAGGAAGACCTTCATGAGGAAGAACTGTCCTCACCGCTGTGACGTCTGCTACG AGCCTCTGGAGGCGGTTGCCACGCCGACGCCTCCTTCGGCCAACGTGAAGATCAAGATGGTTCCGCGGGGGAAGGTGGTCGGGTTCCGCTGTGGAACCAAAAACCTGCGCTCGCCGCCCAAAGTCAG CTGGTATAAAGACGGCGAGCAGCTCCTCGCCTCCATCCCCGGCTACATCGTCATGAAGGACCGAGACCTCCGCATCGTCGCCAACGAGTTCAACGAGGGCGTCTACACCTGCCGCGTCCATCGCCGCGGAGACGTCGTGTCCGCCAACTCCTGGGCCATCAGACTGAAACCAGAGCAGCCGTCCAACAGCTGA